From Pseudonocardia autotrophica, one genomic window encodes:
- a CDS encoding HAD family hydrolase yields MAEEPGVLERATALDPAQRAGQASAAAAIAAESADQQPPDADAPPPDLTAAAFFDVDNTMMVGASIFHFARGLAARKFFTTSDLAGFAWQQLKFRIGGREDKGGIAGHRDTALSFVAGRPVAEVVALGEEIYDELMADRIWAGTRALAQMHLDAGQRVWLVTATPVELARIIARRLGLTGALGTVAESEDGLYTGRLVGEILHGPAKAHAVRALAASEGLDLRRCTAYSDSVNDVPMLSAVGTAVAVNPDSELRDVAKARSWQIRDFRTGRKAARIGVPSVLGAGALAGAVAAGMAYRKR; encoded by the coding sequence CTGGCCGAGGAGCCCGGCGTACTCGAACGCGCGACCGCCCTCGATCCGGCCCAGCGTGCCGGCCAGGCCTCGGCCGCCGCGGCGATCGCGGCGGAGAGCGCGGATCAGCAACCGCCGGATGCCGATGCCCCGCCGCCGGACCTGACCGCGGCCGCGTTCTTCGACGTCGACAACACGATGATGGTCGGCGCGTCGATCTTCCACTTCGCCCGTGGACTCGCGGCCCGCAAGTTCTTCACCACCTCCGACCTGGCCGGGTTCGCCTGGCAGCAGCTCAAGTTCCGGATCGGGGGCCGCGAGGACAAGGGCGGTATCGCCGGGCACCGGGACACCGCGCTGTCGTTCGTCGCGGGGCGCCCGGTCGCCGAGGTGGTCGCGCTCGGCGAGGAGATCTACGACGAGCTGATGGCCGACCGGATCTGGGCCGGCACCCGGGCGCTGGCCCAGATGCACCTCGACGCAGGCCAGCGGGTCTGGCTGGTCACCGCGACCCCGGTCGAGCTCGCCCGGATCATCGCCCGCAGGCTCGGCCTGACCGGTGCACTGGGGACCGTCGCCGAGTCCGAGGACGGGCTCTACACCGGTCGCCTGGTCGGCGAGATCCTGCACGGCCCGGCGAAGGCCCACGCGGTCCGCGCGCTGGCCGCCTCCGAGGGCCTGGATCTGCGCCGCTGCACCGCGTACTCGGACTCGGTGAACGACGTCCCGATGCTCTCGGCGGTCGGCACCGCGGTCGCGGTGAACCCGGACTCGGAGCTCCGGGACGTCGCGAAGGCCCGGAGCTGGCAGATCCGCGACTTCCGTACCGGGCGCAAGGCGGCCCGGATCGGCGTGCCGTCGGTACTGGGTGCCGGTGCGCTGGCCGGAGCGGTCGCCGCCGGGATGGCCTACCGCAAGCGCTGA
- a CDS encoding DUF5313 family protein, translating to MTDRHRPGPLRWLFYAVGGSLPARYRTWVLHDTTCRTWHLRHFGRTVVMLSVLSVPLMLLVPGPLWLRLTAVLLGWLVSLQYALFVMEESVENRVVKAGYPAGTARATRAEATAGERAEAARRYAQRYRGDS from the coding sequence GTGACCGATCGGCATCGGCCCGGCCCGCTGCGCTGGCTGTTCTACGCGGTGGGCGGGTCGCTCCCGGCCCGGTACCGGACCTGGGTGCTGCACGACACCACCTGCCGGACCTGGCACCTGCGCCACTTCGGCCGGACCGTGGTGATGCTGAGCGTGCTCTCGGTGCCGCTGATGCTGCTGGTCCCCGGGCCGCTGTGGCTGCGGCTGACCGCGGTCCTGCTCGGCTGGCTGGTGTCGCTGCAGTACGCGCTGTTCGTGATGGAGGAGTCGGTGGAGAACCGGGTGGTGAAGGCGGGCTACCCGGCCGGGACCGCCCGGGCCACCCGCGCCGAGGCGACGGCCGGGGAACGCGCGGAGGCGGCCCGCCGCTACGCGCAGCGCTACCGCGGCGACAGCTGA
- a CDS encoding lysophospholipid acyltransferase family protein — protein MTEARVIPIRGERGPARAARGEEQVRPAAVPPVPETDDAEDQPAWEAALEQALDFLRRRLAGDYQVDDFGFDAELTDAMVLPALRPLYKRWFRVETIGTHHIPETGGALLVANHSGTLPLDAVMTTVAVHDDHPAHRHLRLLGADLMFRLPVSGSLARKSGATLACNPDAERLMSSGEVVAVFPEGFKGIGKPFRDRYKLQRFGRGGFVSAALRTGVPIIPCSIVGAEEIYPKIGDLAPLARLFGAPYFPITPTFPLLGPAGLIPLPSKWYIEFGEPIPTDRHSPADADDPMLVFNLTDQVRETIQHTLYRLLSQRRNVFLG, from the coding sequence ATGACCGAGGCACGGGTGATCCCGATCAGGGGCGAGCGCGGCCCGGCCCGGGCGGCGCGCGGCGAGGAGCAGGTGCGACCGGCCGCCGTCCCGCCGGTACCGGAGACCGACGACGCCGAGGACCAGCCCGCCTGGGAGGCCGCGCTCGAGCAGGCGCTGGACTTCCTGCGTCGCCGGCTCGCCGGGGACTACCAGGTCGACGACTTCGGCTTCGACGCCGAGCTGACCGACGCGATGGTGCTGCCCGCGCTGCGCCCGCTCTACAAGCGCTGGTTCCGGGTGGAGACGATCGGCACCCACCACATCCCGGAGACCGGCGGGGCGCTGCTGGTCGCCAACCACTCCGGGACGCTGCCGCTGGACGCGGTGATGACGACCGTCGCCGTACACGACGACCACCCCGCACACCGCCACCTGCGCCTGCTCGGCGCCGACCTGATGTTCCGGCTGCCGGTCTCCGGCTCGCTGGCCCGCAAGTCCGGGGCGACCCTGGCCTGCAACCCGGACGCCGAGCGCCTGATGAGCTCCGGCGAGGTGGTCGCGGTGTTCCCGGAGGGCTTCAAGGGCATCGGCAAGCCGTTCCGCGACCGCTACAAGCTGCAGCGCTTCGGGCGCGGCGGGTTCGTGTCGGCCGCGCTGCGGACCGGCGTCCCGATCATCCCGTGCTCGATCGTCGGCGCCGAGGAGATCTACCCGAAGATCGGTGATCTGGCCCCGCTGGCCCGGCTGTTCGGCGCCCCCTACTTCCCGATCACCCCGACCTTCCCGCTGCTCGGCCCGGCGGGGCTGATCCCGCTGCCGTCGAAGTGGTACATCGAGTTCGGCGAGCCGATCCCGACCGATCGGCACTCGCCGGCCGACGCCGACGACCCGATGCTGGTCTTCAACCTGACCGACCAGGTGCGGGAGACCATCCAGCACACCCTGTACCGGCTGCTGTCCCAGCGCCGGAACGTGTTCCTGGGCTGA
- a CDS encoding NAD-dependent epimerase/dehydratase family protein has protein sequence MSQPTPNVVLVTGVSGFLGGHLAARLAANPDIDRVLGVDTVPPPRDLLRRMGRAEFVRADIRNPLISKVISTAGVDTVVHASLSASPASSGGRATMKEMNVIGTMQLLAACQKASTVRRVVLKSTTAVYGSSPRDPAVFDEATGPKDLPSGGYAKDAAEIEGYLRGFSRRRPDVTTTVLRFANFIGPRIDTVLSRYFALPVVPTVLGYDARMQLLHEEDGLAVLERAATHELPGVYNVAAHGVLMLSQAIRRAGKIAVPVPSTAVSPVSRVLRGARVVDFSPEQMRFLNFGRVVELRRLIDDFGFEPRWTTTQAFDDFVRGKALRPVLGQERIATVERGLLGLARALR, from the coding sequence ATGTCCCAGCCGACTCCGAACGTCGTGCTGGTCACCGGTGTGAGCGGGTTCCTCGGCGGACATCTCGCCGCCCGGCTGGCGGCGAACCCGGACATCGACCGGGTGCTCGGCGTCGACACCGTCCCGCCGCCACGCGACCTGCTGCGGCGGATGGGCCGGGCCGAGTTCGTCCGCGCGGACATCCGCAACCCGTTGATCTCGAAGGTCATCTCCACCGCAGGCGTCGACACCGTCGTGCACGCGTCGCTCTCCGCCAGCCCGGCGTCGTCGGGCGGACGGGCGACGATGAAGGAGATGAACGTCATCGGCACGATGCAGCTGCTCGCCGCGTGCCAGAAGGCGTCGACGGTGCGGCGGGTCGTGCTGAAGTCGACGACCGCGGTGTACGGCTCCAGCCCGCGCGATCCCGCCGTCTTCGACGAGGCGACCGGGCCGAAGGACCTGCCGTCCGGCGGCTATGCGAAGGACGCCGCCGAGATCGAGGGGTACCTGCGCGGTTTCAGCCGGCGCCGGCCCGATGTCACGACCACCGTGCTGCGGTTCGCCAACTTCATCGGGCCCCGGATCGACACCGTCCTGAGCCGCTACTTCGCGCTCCCCGTGGTGCCGACCGTGCTCGGCTACGACGCCCGGATGCAGCTGCTGCACGAGGAGGACGGGCTGGCCGTGCTGGAGCGCGCGGCGACCCACGAGCTCCCCGGCGTCTACAACGTCGCCGCACACGGGGTGCTGATGCTGTCGCAGGCGATCCGGCGGGCCGGGAAGATCGCCGTCCCGGTGCCCAGCACCGCGGTCAGCCCGGTCAGCCGGGTGCTGCGCGGCGCCCGGGTGGTGGACTTCTCACCGGAGCAGATGCGGTTCCTGAACTTCGGCCGGGTGGTGGAGCTGCGCCGGCTGATCGACGACTTCGGTTTCGAACCGCGCTGGACCACGACCCAGGCGTTCGACGACTTCGTGCGCGGCAAGGCCCTGCGGCCGGTGCTCGGGCAGGAACGGATCGCCACCGTCGAGCGCGGGCTGCTCGGCCTGGCCAGAGCGTTGCGCTGA
- a CDS encoding 30S ribosomal protein bS22 translates to MGSVIKKRRKRMSKKKHRKLLRKTRVQRRKLGK, encoded by the coding sequence ATGGGCTCGGTCATCAAGAAGCGCCGCAAGCGGATGTCGAAGAAGAAGCACCGCAAGCTGCTGCGCAAGACCCGGGTGCAGCGCCGCAAGCTCGGCAAGTGA
- a CDS encoding helix-turn-helix domain-containing protein, with product MVAERSEPLRPAQVQFLTVAEVASMMRVSKMTVYRLVHSGELPAARVGRSFRVPQRAVEDYLRNAYFDAG from the coding sequence ATGGTGGCGGAACGATCCGAGCCTCTGCGTCCGGCCCAGGTCCAGTTCCTGACCGTGGCCGAGGTCGCCTCGATGATGCGGGTGTCCAAGATGACCGTGTACCGGCTCGTGCACTCGGGCGAGCTGCCCGCTGCCCGGGTCGGCCGGTCGTTCCGGGTGCCGCAGCGAGCCGTGGAGGACTACCTCCGCAACGCGTACTTCGACGCGGGCTGA
- the proC gene encoding pyrroline-5-carboxylate reductase, translating into MSSRIAVLGGGRIGEALLGGLLAAGREPGDLVVAEKFPARAEELSGALGITAAPVADAVRGAATVVVAVKPQDVVGLLGEVAPVLEPGALVVSLCAGLPTSLFEGALPGGTPVVRVMPNTPMLLGAAMCAISAGAHAGDEHLAETEALLGTVGAVLRIDESKQDIATAVSGSGPAYFFLVAEAMIEAGVALGLTRPAATELTVQTALGAARMLRETGEHPAVLRENVTSPAGTTAAALRELERHGIRSAFADAVTAAHDRSVELGRS; encoded by the coding sequence ATGAGTTCGAGGATCGCGGTACTGGGTGGCGGGCGGATCGGCGAGGCGCTGCTCGGCGGGTTGCTGGCGGCCGGGCGGGAACCGGGCGACCTGGTCGTCGCGGAGAAGTTCCCGGCCCGCGCCGAGGAGCTGTCCGGGGCGCTCGGGATCACGGCCGCTCCGGTGGCGGACGCGGTCCGCGGGGCCGCGACGGTGGTCGTCGCCGTCAAGCCGCAGGACGTCGTCGGGCTGCTCGGCGAGGTCGCCCCGGTGCTCGAACCGGGCGCGCTGGTGGTGTCGCTGTGCGCCGGGCTGCCGACCTCGCTGTTCGAGGGGGCGCTGCCGGGCGGGACCCCGGTCGTGCGGGTCATGCCGAACACCCCGATGCTGCTCGGTGCGGCGATGTGCGCGATCTCCGCGGGCGCCCACGCCGGCGACGAGCATCTCGCCGAGACCGAGGCCCTGCTCGGGACGGTCGGCGCGGTGCTGCGGATCGACGAGTCGAAGCAGGACATCGCCACCGCGGTCTCCGGTTCCGGTCCGGCCTACTTCTTCCTGGTCGCCGAGGCGATGATCGAGGCCGGGGTCGCGCTCGGCCTGACCCGGCCGGCGGCCACCGAGCTGACGGTGCAGACCGCGCTCGGTGCGGCCCGGATGCTGCGCGAGACCGGCGAGCACCCCGCGGTGCTCCGGGAGAACGTCACCTCCCCGGCCGGGACGACCGCGGCCGCGCTGCGCGAGCTGGAGCGGCACGGGATCCGGTCCGCCTTCGCCGACGCGGTCACCGCCGCGCACGACCGTTCCGTAGAGCTCGGCCGCAGCTGA
- a CDS encoding thioesterase family protein has product MSSSTLRTGRPFAEARVLDDLGDGRFRARLDEVWAVGTKAFGGLLMVLMAQAALARLRADLPAGAPDPDPLAVSVDFLRAPDLGPVELTATPLKIGRTISSVAVRLEQNDRLMLHATVTAGVLPDGEPSWETAAELGPEPDADALDPAQAQGEARGLAAACDLRYPATALPFLRGETGPPEMAGWVRPRGEEPDVLFALLAGDILPPTVFNLGGGPGWAPTVQLTALLRGRPAPGWLRVVSRSRTVAGSQFDEDVTVVDARGRTVCQARQLALAPLGR; this is encoded by the coding sequence ATGAGCAGCTCCACGCTCCGCACCGGACGCCCCTTCGCCGAGGCCCGGGTGCTGGACGATCTCGGTGACGGCCGGTTCCGCGCACGCCTCGACGAGGTCTGGGCGGTCGGCACCAAGGCCTTCGGCGGGCTGCTGATGGTGCTGATGGCGCAGGCCGCACTGGCCCGGCTCCGGGCCGATCTCCCGGCCGGTGCCCCCGATCCCGATCCGCTCGCCGTGTCGGTGGACTTCCTGCGGGCTCCCGACCTGGGGCCGGTCGAGCTGACGGCGACCCCGCTCAAGATCGGGCGCACGATCTCGTCGGTCGCGGTGCGGCTGGAGCAGAACGACAGGCTGATGCTGCACGCCACCGTCACCGCGGGCGTGCTGCCCGACGGCGAGCCGAGCTGGGAGACCGCCGCCGAGCTCGGCCCCGAGCCGGACGCCGATGCGCTGGACCCGGCACAGGCACAGGGCGAGGCCCGCGGGCTCGCCGCTGCCTGCGACCTGCGGTACCCGGCGACGGCGCTGCCGTTCCTGCGGGGCGAGACCGGACCGCCGGAGATGGCGGGCTGGGTGCGGCCGCGCGGCGAGGAGCCGGACGTACTGTTCGCGCTGCTCGCCGGTGACATCCTGCCGCCGACCGTGTTCAACCTCGGCGGGGGGCCCGGCTGGGCGCCGACGGTGCAGCTCACCGCGCTGCTGCGGGGCCGCCCGGCGCCGGGCTGGCTGCGGGTGGTCTCCCGGTCCCGGACGGTCGCGGGCAGCCAGTTCGACGAGGACGTCACGGTCGTCGACGCGCGTGGACGGACCGTCTGCCAGGCCCGTCAGCTCGCACTGGCGCCGCTGGGGCGCTGA
- a CDS encoding sugar phosphate isomerase/epimerase family protein has product MAPSFRLPAPADSSIPPVLLSTASVYPEGVAAAFEIAADLHYDGVELMIWTDPVSQDPRAVERLVQRHGVPVTAVHAPCLAVTQRVWGADPVHRLRRTVEVAARLGARTVVVHPPFRWQRRYAGVFADEVARAKEFRGVTLPVENMFPVTRGGISTVPYALGHDPTDIGFGAYTLDLSHTAAAGVDALALLDRMGDDLTHLHLTDGSGAPKDEHLVPGRGAQPCAEVCQRLADNGFADRGGTVALEVSTRRCRTRQDRVGLLAESLLFARLHLAQTGRPAPVAAGSR; this is encoded by the coding sequence GTGGCACCGTCTTTCCGTCTGCCCGCACCCGCCGACTCCTCCATCCCTCCGGTCCTGCTGTCCACCGCGTCGGTCTATCCGGAGGGTGTCGCAGCGGCCTTCGAGATCGCCGCCGATCTGCACTACGACGGCGTCGAGCTGATGATCTGGACCGACCCGGTCAGTCAGGACCCGCGCGCCGTCGAGCGCCTCGTCCAGCGGCACGGAGTCCCGGTCACGGCGGTGCACGCGCCGTGCCTGGCCGTCACCCAGCGGGTGTGGGGGGCCGATCCGGTGCACCGGCTCCGCCGCACCGTCGAGGTCGCGGCGCGGCTCGGCGCCCGGACCGTCGTGGTGCACCCGCCGTTCCGCTGGCAGCGCCGTTACGCGGGGGTGTTCGCCGACGAAGTCGCCCGGGCGAAGGAGTTCCGCGGGGTCACGCTGCCGGTGGAGAACATGTTCCCGGTGACCCGCGGCGGGATCAGCACGGTCCCCTACGCGCTCGGCCACGACCCGACCGATATCGGGTTCGGCGCCTACACCCTCGATCTCTCGCACACCGCCGCCGCAGGCGTGGACGCGCTCGCCCTGCTCGACCGGATGGGCGACGACCTCACCCACCTGCACCTGACCGACGGCTCGGGCGCCCCGAAGGACGAGCACCTGGTCCCCGGGCGGGGCGCGCAGCCGTGCGCCGAGGTCTGCCAGCGGCTCGCCGACAACGGATTCGCCGATCGCGGCGGCACGGTCGCGCTCGAGGTGTCGACCCGGCGCTGCCGGACCCGGCAGGATCGGGTCGGGCTGCTCGCCGAGTCGCTGCTGTTCGCCCGCCTGCACCTGGCGCAGACCGGCCGTCCGGCGCCGGTCGCGGCCGGTAGTCGCTGA
- a CDS encoding Yip1 family protein, which yields MSVDSAGFGEPRQRTVAELLAANGGSQSGRRRRRRASEDDEPGGAPAPGPGGGAPAAPPEQGPPRGPAGGDRMRPPAPLAEHPSFPSARRPDQAEGHGRPGAPGGRRGEPFVPNGNAPNGSHRGPANGAGPDGHPPQAFAPGNRPNGHPPEVHRGGPPPGYGGPNGAGRPDEAYGRPGRPDDGPPQQPGRPGRPADGAPQAYAARPGDGSDSYPDSYADSYGGYPDEIPTSRLGARRPATDTDDDGGPPTQFGAPPLDDGPPTGAYDPFVDDRDDAFDGGRTGVLAPERRDLWDDAPEEHDPQSSEHDDPGDEPDDGAPRGRRGRRRDPEEHDDLDGAQPPAGLDDAAAAGAAGTGQAWAVVIAQWIGGAVAGAAIWVLFRFLWFSFPIVALASAVVLTVGLVLGVRALLRNDDLKTTLFAVLVGLLLTVSPALLVLLDR from the coding sequence ATGAGTGTGGACAGCGCGGGATTCGGAGAGCCGCGCCAGCGGACGGTTGCCGAGCTGCTGGCGGCGAACGGCGGCTCCCAGAGTGGGCGCCGCCGCCGTCGCCGTGCCTCGGAGGACGACGAGCCGGGCGGCGCCCCGGCACCGGGGCCGGGAGGCGGCGCGCCCGCGGCACCCCCCGAGCAGGGGCCGCCACGTGGCCCCGCGGGCGGGGACCGGATGCGTCCGCCCGCGCCGCTCGCCGAGCACCCGTCGTTCCCGTCCGCCCGCCGGCCCGATCAGGCGGAGGGTCACGGCCGGCCGGGCGCCCCCGGCGGCCGGCGCGGCGAGCCGTTCGTGCCCAACGGGAACGCACCCAACGGGAGCCACCGCGGCCCGGCCAACGGCGCCGGCCCGGACGGGCATCCGCCGCAGGCCTTCGCCCCGGGGAACCGGCCGAACGGCCACCCGCCCGAGGTGCACCGTGGCGGTCCGCCGCCCGGATACGGCGGTCCGAACGGCGCCGGCCGCCCCGACGAGGCGTACGGCCGCCCCGGCCGCCCGGACGACGGCCCGCCCCAGCAGCCCGGCCGCCCCGGCCGGCCGGCCGACGGTGCCCCGCAGGCCTACGCCGCCCGTCCCGGCGATGGCTCGGATTCCTACCCCGACTCCTACGCTGACTCCTACGGCGGCTACCCGGACGAGATCCCGACCAGCAGGCTGGGTGCCCGCCGCCCGGCCACCGACACCGACGACGACGGCGGCCCGCCCACCCAGTTCGGCGCGCCCCCGCTCGACGACGGCCCGCCGACCGGCGCCTACGACCCGTTCGTCGACGACCGGGACGACGCCTTCGACGGTGGCCGCACCGGCGTGCTCGCCCCGGAACGCCGGGACCTGTGGGACGACGCCCCCGAGGAGCACGACCCGCAGTCGTCCGAGCACGACGACCCGGGCGACGAGCCGGACGACGGCGCCCCGCGCGGCCGCCGCGGCAGGCGCCGCGATCCCGAGGAGCACGACGACCTCGACGGCGCCCAGCCGCCGGCCGGTCTGGACGACGCGGCCGCCGCGGGAGCGGCGGGCACCGGCCAGGCCTGGGCGGTCGTCATCGCGCAGTGGATCGGCGGTGCGGTCGCCGGCGCCGCGATCTGGGTGCTGTTCCGGTTCCTCTGGTTCTCGTTCCCGATCGTCGCGCTGGCCTCCGCCGTGGTGCTCACCGTCGGGCTGGTGCTCGGCGTGCGGGCCCTGCTGCGCAACGACGACCTCAAGACCACCCTGTTCGCGGTCCTCGTCGGCCTGCTGCTGACGGTGTCCCCGGCGCTCCTGGTGCTGTTGGACAGGTAA
- a CDS encoding Ppx/GppA phosphatase family protein — translation MRLAVLDVGSNTVHLLVVDAHRGAHPKPMSSDKDQLRLAEHLDRGGALSKEGVKALLESVHRARDTAREAGCDDLMAFATSALRDATNSAEVLAKVQRETGVALEVLPGEDEARWTFFAVRRWCGWSAGRLLVLDIGGGSLEMAVGRDETPDVAASLPLGAGRLTRDAFTADPPPRAEVAALTERVRDEIAPVAARLREAGRPDRAVGTSKTFRTLARLAGAAPSSAGPRAHRTLTSLGLRQLSAFVTRMSGPDLAELDGVSASRAHQLVAGAVVAQAAMDALGVTELDICPWALREGVILRRFDMLDGTNGDDRSAQTSGGGLGPLTTHRARWS, via the coding sequence GTGCGACTGGCCGTCCTCGACGTGGGATCCAACACCGTGCATCTCCTGGTGGTGGACGCCCATCGTGGTGCCCACCCCAAGCCGATGTCCTCCGACAAGGACCAGCTCCGGCTGGCCGAGCACCTCGATCGCGGGGGTGCGCTGAGCAAGGAGGGGGTCAAGGCGCTGCTGGAGAGCGTGCACCGGGCCCGGGACACCGCGCGTGAGGCGGGCTGCGACGACCTGATGGCGTTCGCCACCTCCGCGCTGCGCGACGCCACCAACTCGGCCGAGGTGCTGGCGAAGGTGCAGCGGGAGACCGGCGTCGCGCTGGAGGTCCTGCCCGGTGAGGACGAGGCCCGCTGGACCTTCTTCGCCGTCCGCCGCTGGTGCGGCTGGTCCGCCGGGCGGCTGCTGGTGCTCGACATCGGCGGCGGGTCGCTGGAGATGGCCGTCGGCCGCGACGAGACCCCGGACGTCGCCGCGTCGCTGCCGCTGGGCGCCGGCAGGCTGACCCGCGACGCGTTCACCGCCGATCCGCCGCCGCGGGCCGAGGTGGCGGCGCTGACCGAGCGGGTCCGCGACGAGATCGCCCCGGTCGCCGCGCGGCTGCGTGAGGCGGGCCGGCCGGACCGGGCCGTCGGGACGTCGAAGACCTTCCGGACACTCGCCCGGCTCGCCGGGGCGGCGCCGTCCAGCGCCGGGCCCCGCGCGCACCGCACCCTCACCTCGCTCGGGCTGCGTCAGCTGTCCGCGTTCGTGACCCGGATGTCCGGGCCGGATCTCGCCGAGCTGGACGGGGTGAGCGCCAGCCGGGCGCACCAGCTGGTGGCCGGGGCGGTCGTCGCCCAGGCCGCGATGGACGCGCTCGGTGTCACCGAGCTCGACATCTGCCCGTGGGCGTTGCGCGAGGGTGTAATCCTGCGTCGCTTCGACATGCTCGACGGAACGAACGGGGACGACCGCTCGGCGCAGACTTCCGGGGGCGGACTTGGACCCTTGACAACACACAGGGCACGGTGGTCGTGA
- a CDS encoding response regulator transcription factor — MTRVLIVEDEESFADPLAFMLRKEGFTTAVAVNGNDALSEFDRNGADIVLLDLMLPGMSGTDVCKALRSRSAVPVIMVTARDSEIDKVVGLELGADDYVTKPYSARELIARVRAVLRRGGEGAGETEGGSGVLESGPVRMDVERHVVSVNGDDVALPLKEFDLLEYLLRNVGRVLTRAQLIDRVWGADYVGDTKTLDVHVKRLRSKVEDDPSAPKHLVTVRGLGYKFDV, encoded by the coding sequence ATGACCAGGGTGCTGATCGTGGAGGACGAGGAGTCCTTCGCCGACCCGCTCGCGTTCATGCTGCGCAAGGAGGGCTTCACCACGGCCGTCGCGGTGAACGGCAACGACGCGCTGTCCGAGTTCGACCGCAACGGCGCCGACATCGTGCTGCTGGACCTGATGCTCCCCGGGATGAGCGGCACCGACGTCTGCAAGGCGCTGCGCTCCCGCTCCGCCGTCCCGGTGATCATGGTGACCGCCCGGGACAGCGAGATCGACAAGGTGGTCGGGCTGGAGCTGGGCGCCGACGACTACGTCACCAAGCCGTACTCGGCGCGCGAGCTGATCGCCCGGGTGCGCGCCGTGCTCCGGCGTGGCGGCGAGGGTGCCGGGGAGACCGAGGGCGGCAGCGGGGTGCTGGAGTCCGGTCCGGTCCGGATGGACGTCGAGCGGCACGTCGTGTCGGTGAACGGCGACGACGTCGCGCTCCCGCTCAAGGAGTTCGACCTGCTCGAGTACCTGCTCCGCAACGTCGGCCGGGTGCTCACCAGGGCCCAGCTGATCGACCGGGTGTGGGGCGCCGACTACGTCGGCGACACCAAGACCCTCGACGTCCACGTGAAGCGGCTGCGCTCCAAGGTCGAGGACGATCCCTCGGCCCCGAAGCACCTGGTGACGGTGCGCGGCCTCGGGTACAAGTTCGACGTGTAA
- a CDS encoding sensor histidine kinase — protein sequence MTTLAWLIAAAALGLGLLAGAALARRSSSGRPDHDTDPVLRTRDAEPGGPTLGELLHRTFRASSSGLAVVGAGGEVLLHNPRAEALGAVADDRLDPRAWAASQRVLAGDRLVEVDLSPLDRTPRGPVEVQARIRQLGDGFVLVEAVDTSEIARLEATRRDFVANVSHELKTPVGAVALLAEALLDSLDGLEPAAGYGEDAAEVRRFGEKLLREATRMGNLVSELIALSRLTGAERLPELAEVDVDDVVGEALARSRNSAESHGVEIIADPRSGLVVDGDRTLLVTALTNLVENAIAYSPADSSVSVSRRAVDGSVEIAVTDRGIGIAPEHQQRVFERFFRVDPARSRATGGTGLGLAIVKHVCANHGGEVRLWSRPGTGSTFTVRLPARLGFAGAEPAPQTATTGG from the coding sequence GTGACCACGCTCGCGTGGCTGATCGCGGCCGCCGCGCTCGGCCTGGGCCTGCTGGCCGGGGCCGCGCTCGCGCGACGGTCGTCGTCCGGCCGCCCCGACCACGACACCGACCCGGTTCTCCGCACACGGGATGCGGAGCCGGGTGGCCCGACGCTCGGTGAGCTGTTGCACCGCACCTTCCGGGCGTCGTCGTCGGGGCTCGCTGTGGTCGGCGCCGGTGGCGAGGTGCTGTTGCACAACCCGCGCGCCGAGGCACTCGGCGCCGTCGCCGACGATCGGCTCGACCCACGGGCATGGGCGGCCAGCCAGCGGGTGCTGGCCGGTGACCGGCTGGTCGAGGTCGATCTCTCGCCGCTGGACCGCACGCCGCGCGGGCCGGTCGAGGTACAGGCCAGGATCCGGCAGCTGGGCGACGGCTTCGTGCTGGTCGAGGCGGTCGACACGTCCGAGATAGCGCGGCTGGAGGCCACCCGCCGGGACTTCGTCGCGAACGTCAGCCACGAGCTGAAGACCCCGGTCGGTGCGGTCGCGCTGCTGGCCGAGGCGCTGCTCGACTCGCTGGACGGGCTGGAGCCGGCCGCGGGTTACGGCGAGGACGCCGCCGAGGTCCGCCGGTTCGGGGAGAAGCTGCTCCGCGAGGCGACCCGGATGGGCAACCTGGTGTCCGAGCTGATCGCGCTCTCCCGGCTCACCGGGGCCGAGCGGCTGCCCGAGCTCGCCGAGGTCGACGTCGACGACGTCGTCGGCGAGGCACTCGCCCGCAGCCGCAACTCGGCCGAGTCGCACGGGGTCGAGATCATCGCCGACCCGCGGTCCGGACTGGTCGTCGACGGGGACCGGACGTTGCTGGTCACCGCACTGACCAATCTCGTCGAGAACGCGATCGCCTACTCACCGGCCGACTCCTCGGTGTCGGTGAGCAGGCGCGCGGTCGACGGCTCGGTCGAGATCGCCGTCACCGACCGCGGGATCGGTATCGCCCCCGAGCACCAGCAGCGGGTATTCGAACGCTTCTTCCGGGTCGACCCGGCCCGGTCCCGGGCCACCGGTGGGACCGGGCTCGGCCTGGCGATCGTCAAGCACGTCTGCGCCAACCACGGCGGCGAGGTGCGGCTGTGGAGCCGCCCCGGCACCGGATCGACCTTCACCGTGCGGCTGCCCGCCCGGCTCGGGTTCGCCGGTGCGGAACCCGCCCCCCAGACCGCGACAACCGGAGGATGA